The genomic segment GGGGTTGCCGACCACCGTCTACACCGGTCCCTCCGGTCAGCCGCGGTCGGATCTTCTCGAGAGCGTGCGCGGGGCATCCGGACTCATCTGCCTGCTCTCCGACCGCATCGACGCCGAGCTCATGGATGCCGCGGGGCCGTCGCTTGCGGTCATCGCGAACTACGCGGTCGGCTACGACAACATCGATGTGGCGGCGGCCCGCGAGCGGGGCATCGTGGTGTCGAACACGCCGGGTGTGCTCGACGCCGCCACCGCCGATCTCGCGTTCGCGCTGCTGCTCGCCACCTCGCGCCGGGTTGTCGAGGCGGATCGCTTCGTGCGCGCGGGCAACGACTGGAAATGGGAGCCCGACCTGTTCGTGGGGCTCGACGTGTCGGGTGGCGCGACGCTCGGCATCGTCGGACTCGGCCGGATCGGATTCGCTGTCGCCCGCCGCGCAGCCGCCTTCGACATGACGATCATCGCCACCGGGTCGCGGGCGTCGTCGGCCGAAGCGGCGGCTCTCGGCATCCGGGCGGTCACCTTGCCGGAGCTGCTGGCCGAGAGCGACGTGGTGAGTCTGCACTGCCCGCTCACGCCGTCGACGCGGCACCTGATCGGCGCGGCGGAGCTGCGGGCGATGAAGCCGTCGGCCATCCTCATCAACACGGCTCGGGGGCCGATCGTCGACGAACTGGCACTGGTGGACGCCCTCCGCGACGGCGAGATCGCTGCGGCCGGGCTCGACGTGTACGAGTGGGAGCCGTCGGTTTCGGCCGGCCTGCTGGAGTTGCCGAACGTGGTGACGGCGCCGCACATCGGCAGTGCGGGGATCGCGACGCGGGAACGGATGGGGTCGCTGGCGGTGCAGAACGTGGTGGCCGTGCTCGCGGGGCGCGCGGCACTGACGCCGGTGGAGGGTGGCGCTGTGGGCGTCGAGGGCTCGACCGCCGACTCGGCTCCTTCGGCCGACTCGGATGTCGCGCCGCGTGTGATTCCGTGGTCGGAGGGTGTCTGGACGACGCCCCCCGCCGCATCCGTCGTCGACCCGGATGACGCCGACCTCCTCGTCACGGCGGTCGAGGGCAGCGACGCGTGGCGCACCACGTCGTATGGTTTCGTGCACGACACCGAGCATGCGTTGCTGGCGCCGTTCCCGCAGGATTCGGCGGTCGAGGTGGAGTTCACGGCCGACTTCGAGGGGCAGTTCGATCAGGCGGGGCTGTTCTTGCGCATCGCCGACGACCGCTGGGTGAAGGCGGGGCTCGAGTTCTCGGAGGGGTCGCTGCAGCTGGGCGCCGTCGTCACCGCGCCGACATCCGACTGGTCTCTGGCACCGGTGCCGTCGTGGAAGGGA from the Herbiconiux aconitum genome contains:
- a CDS encoding DUF1349 domain-containing protein yields the protein MPWSEGVWTTPPAASVVDPDDADLLVTAVEGSDAWRTTSYGFVHDTEHALLAPFPQDSAVEVEFTADFEGQFDQAGLFLRIADDRWVKAGLEFSEGSLQLGAVVTAPTSDWSLAPVPSWKGRRVTIRASRAGDAVTLRARVDDEPLRLVRVLPFPPDAIASAGPLVSAPSRADLTVRFHAWRVTASDATLH